One region of Syntrophobacter fumaroxidans MPOB genomic DNA includes:
- the nusG gene encoding transcription termination/antitermination protein NusG, whose product MAKSWYIVHTYSGFEHKVKSALEERIKAEGKGSLFGQILVPTEKVIELVKGQRKASSRKFYPGYILVQMELNDDTWHLVRHTPKVTGFIGSQERPIPLSDEEAETIILQMEEGAQKPRPKFRFEKGDEVRVVDGPFASFNGIVDEVMPDKGKVRVLVSIFGRSTPVELDFVQVNRI is encoded by the coding sequence GTGGCCAAGTCATGGTACATAGTCCATACGTACTCGGGTTTTGAGCACAAGGTCAAATCGGCGTTGGAAGAACGTATCAAGGCCGAAGGAAAGGGGTCTTTGTTCGGTCAGATCCTGGTGCCCACCGAGAAAGTGATCGAACTGGTGAAGGGGCAGCGCAAGGCCTCCTCGCGAAAGTTCTATCCCGGTTACATTCTCGTACAGATGGAACTGAACGACGATACCTGGCATCTGGTGCGGCATACCCCGAAGGTCACGGGTTTCATAGGCAGTCAGGAACGCCCCATCCCTCTTTCGGACGAGGAGGCGGAGACGATCATCCTGCAAATGGAGGAAGGCGCCCAGAAACCTCGTCCGAAATTCCGTTTCGAAAAAGGAGACGAGGTTCGTGTCGTGGACGGTCCTTTCGCCAGTTTCAACGGGATCGTGGACGAAGTCATGCCGGACAAGGGAAAAGTGCGGGTTCTGGTGAGCATCTTCGGCCGCTCCACGCCGGTGGAGCTGGACTTCGTGCAGGTGAACCGAATCTGA
- a CDS encoding SDR family oxidoreductase → MKRLLLTGASGLLGWNVCRLKRDRWEIHGVAHRHPIAIDGVRGHVVDLTDRAQTADMFRRLKPRAVIHAAAATNVNWCQENRAESYRINVEAPFHIAALCAESAIPYLFISSDMVFDGLSPPYGERDPVSPVNVYGEQKARAEEMVAAEYPNAVICRLPLMFGEPGPFSSGFVQPMIEAMRSGRELPLFTDEIRTPVSAESAVEGIFLALRQTGGILHLGGRERVSRYAFGLLLARLAGFGEAGLRACRQRDVKMPAPRPRDVSLDSTRAFSLGYSPGRIEDELRRLLASSPLR, encoded by the coding sequence GTGAAGCGGTTGCTGTTGACGGGGGCGAGCGGGCTTCTGGGCTGGAATGTCTGCCGGCTGAAAAGGGACCGGTGGGAAATCCACGGGGTGGCCCACCGACATCCCATCGCCATTGACGGGGTCCGGGGCCACGTCGTCGATCTCACCGATCGCGCGCAAACCGCCGACATGTTCCGGAGGCTCAAACCCCGGGCCGTCATTCACGCCGCCGCGGCGACCAATGTCAACTGGTGCCAGGAAAACCGGGCGGAGTCGTATAGAATCAATGTCGAGGCGCCGTTCCACATCGCCGCGCTTTGTGCCGAATCAGCCATCCCTTACCTATTCATATCATCCGACATGGTTTTTGACGGGTTGAGCCCCCCGTACGGGGAACGGGACCCTGTTTCTCCGGTCAACGTTTATGGCGAACAGAAGGCGCGGGCCGAGGAAATGGTCGCCGCGGAATATCCGAACGCGGTCATCTGCCGCCTGCCCTTGATGTTCGGGGAACCGGGGCCTTTCTCGTCCGGTTTCGTTCAGCCCATGATCGAGGCGATGCGGTCCGGACGCGAGCTGCCGCTGTTCACGGATGAGATCAGGACTCCGGTGAGCGCTGAATCGGCGGTGGAGGGAATTTTCCTCGCGCTGCGGCAAACCGGAGGGATCCTCCACCTGGGGGGCCGGGAACGGGTCTCGCGGTACGCATTCGGTCTTTTGCTGGCGCGCCTGGCGGGTTTCGGGGAGGCTGGGCTGCGGGCCTGCAGACAGCGGGACGTCAAAATGCCCGCGCCACGCCCACGCGATGTTTCCCTGGACAGCACCAGGGCCTTCAGCCTCGGGTATTCGCCCGGCAGGATCGAGGACGAGCTGCGGAGGTTGCTCGCCTCCAGCCCGTTGCGATGA
- the rplL gene encoding 50S ribosomal protein L7/L12: MSTISKEDVIKFIENMTVLELSELVKELEERFGVSAAAPVAMAAMPAGAAEAAPVAEQTEFSVVITGVGDKKIQVIKEVRAITNLGLKEAKDLVEKVPGVVKEAIPKDEAEAIAKQLTEAGATVEIK, from the coding sequence ATGTCTACGATCAGTAAAGAAGATGTGATCAAATTCATTGAAAACATGACCGTTTTGGAACTCAGTGAGCTCGTCAAGGAACTCGAAGAGCGCTTCGGCGTGAGCGCTGCAGCCCCCGTGGCCATGGCGGCCATGCCGGCGGGCGCGGCGGAAGCGGCGCCGGTGGCGGAGCAAACCGAGTTCTCCGTGGTGATCACCGGTGTCGGCGACAAGAAGATACAGGTCATCAAAGAGGTCCGGGCCATCACCAATCTGGGGCTCAAGGAAGCCAAGGACCTGGTTGAGAAAGTGCCCGGTGTGGTGAAGGAAGCAATTCCCAAGGATGAAGCCGAAGCGATTGCCAAGCAGTTGACCGAGGCGGGTGCCACTGTCGAAATCAAATAG
- a CDS encoding transglutaminase-like domain-containing protein: MMDADPIYLRPTAIIDSDHPSVRDLAEKTVRGCGDPRQMAVRLYLAVRDGIWYSPYLPFEEPLYYRASYVLSCGKSFCIPKASLLCALSRACGIPCRLGFANVRNHLAGERLTDRLGTDVFVYHAFAEFFLGGGWVKATPAFNRELCEWYRVPPLDFNGRDDSLFQAFNSEHQRYMEYIEFIGSYADVPVEEIVNAFVKTYGERRAESWAQRRRDGGCDSGGRPVVEKNSAGDNR, encoded by the coding sequence ATGATGGACGCGGATCCCATTTATCTTCGGCCGACAGCCATCATCGACAGCGATCATCCCTCCGTGCGGGATTTAGCCGAAAAGACCGTGCGCGGCTGCGGCGATCCCAGACAGATGGCGGTCAGGCTGTACCTCGCCGTTCGGGACGGCATCTGGTACAGTCCCTATCTTCCGTTTGAAGAACCACTGTACTATCGCGCCAGCTATGTCCTGTCCTGCGGCAAGAGTTTCTGCATTCCGAAGGCTTCGCTCCTGTGCGCCCTTTCGAGGGCCTGCGGCATTCCGTGCCGGCTCGGATTCGCGAATGTGCGCAATCATCTTGCCGGCGAACGGTTGACCGATAGGCTCGGCACCGATGTGTTCGTATATCACGCTTTTGCGGAGTTTTTCCTCGGCGGCGGCTGGGTCAAGGCCACGCCCGCGTTCAATCGGGAGCTCTGCGAATGGTACCGTGTTCCCCCGCTCGATTTCAACGGCCGGGATGATTCTTTGTTTCAAGCGTTCAACAGCGAACATCAGAGGTACATGGAATATATCGAGTTCATCGGGAGTTATGCGGACGTTCCGGTGGAGGAGATCGTGAACGCGTTCGTGAAGACCTACGGTGAGAGGCGCGCCGAAAGCTGGGCCCAACGGCGCCGTGACGGCGGTTGCGATTCGGGTGGTCGGCCCGTCGTGGAGAAGAACTCCGCGGGTGACAACCGGTGA
- the rpmG gene encoding 50S ribosomal protein L33 has protein sequence MRTLVTLACSECKRRNYTTTKNKRTTPEKLSFKKYCRFCHAHTEHKETK, from the coding sequence ATGCGAACTCTTGTCACCCTGGCTTGTTCGGAATGCAAGCGTCGCAACTACACGACCACGAAGAACAAGCGGACGACACCTGAGAAGTTGAGCTTCAAGAAGTATTGCAGATTTTGTCATGCTCATACCGAGCATAAGGAAACCAAATAG
- the secE gene encoding preprotein translocase subunit SecE — protein MNLPKLFTKKNEAERSAKSPKAESSRKASLRAVKPKKTETSKRPSRKPEESRLAWWHASRQYLREVVSELKKVVWPSRKETVGSTAVVLVIVAVCGVFLGIVDQVLSLLVRMLIG, from the coding sequence ATGAATCTGCCGAAGCTATTCACGAAGAAGAATGAAGCGGAGCGATCCGCGAAATCACCGAAGGCCGAAAGCTCCAGGAAGGCAAGTCTCAGGGCGGTCAAACCGAAGAAGACCGAAACCTCCAAGCGTCCCTCCAGGAAACCGGAGGAATCGCGACTCGCCTGGTGGCATGCTTCCCGACAGTATCTTCGGGAAGTGGTTTCCGAGCTGAAAAAGGTCGTCTGGCCGTCCCGGAAGGAGACCGTCGGTTCCACCGCCGTGGTGCTGGTGATCGTTGCCGTTTGCGGCGTTTTCCTGGGAATCGTAGACCAGGTTCTGAGCCTTCTGGTCCGCATGCTCATCGGCTGA
- the rplA gene encoding 50S ribosomal protein L1, producing MAKHGKKYRAARATIDPAKRYTFQEALELATGSIFCKFDETLDIAVRLGVDPRHADQMVRGTVVLPNGLGKPVRVLVFAKGEKVKEALDAGADHAGGDELVDRIKEGWLEFDKTVATPDMMGAVGKIGKVLGPRGLMPNAKLGTVTFDLQKVVKEIKAGKVDFRVEKTGIVHAPMGKVSFGQEKLIQNISAFIDTLIRLKPTAAKGTYVRGIAISTTMGPGIQIDPLAVKTIVA from the coding sequence ATGGCAAAACACGGGAAAAAATATCGCGCCGCTCGCGCAACGATAGACCCTGCAAAGCGCTACACCTTCCAGGAGGCCTTGGAGCTGGCAACCGGGTCGATCTTCTGCAAGTTTGACGAGACACTTGATATCGCAGTCCGCCTGGGCGTCGATCCGAGGCATGCAGACCAGATGGTGCGCGGCACCGTGGTTTTGCCCAACGGGCTGGGAAAGCCCGTCCGAGTCCTGGTGTTCGCCAAGGGCGAAAAGGTCAAGGAGGCGCTCGACGCCGGTGCGGACCACGCGGGCGGCGACGAACTGGTCGATCGGATCAAGGAAGGCTGGCTCGAATTCGACAAGACGGTCGCAACCCCCGACATGATGGGTGCGGTCGGCAAGATCGGCAAAGTGCTCGGCCCCCGCGGCCTCATGCCCAATGCCAAGCTGGGAACGGTCACCTTCGATCTGCAGAAGGTGGTCAAGGAGATCAAGGCCGGAAAGGTCGACTTCCGGGTGGAAAAAACCGGGATCGTACATGCTCCGATGGGCAAGGTCTCCTTCGGGCAGGAGAAGCTGATCCAAAACATTTCCGCCTTCATCGACACGCTCATTCGGCTCAAACCGACGGCGGCCAAGGGAACCTACGTGCGGGGGATCGCCATCTCCACCACCATGGGGCCTGGGATCCAGATCGACCCGCTGGCGGTAAAGACGATCGTGGCTTGA
- the rplK gene encoding 50S ribosomal protein L11, with product MAKKVVTNIKLQVPAGQANPSPPIGPALGQHGVNIMEFCKAFNARTQGQEGMIIPVVITVYADRSFTFITKTPPAAVLLKKTAQIAKGSNEPNRTKVAKVTRAQVEEIAKLKMPDLNARDLDAAVLTIMGTARSMGIEVE from the coding sequence ATGGCAAAAAAAGTAGTCACCAACATCAAGCTGCAGGTACCGGCAGGACAGGCGAATCCATCGCCTCCCATCGGCCCCGCGCTCGGCCAGCACGGGGTCAATATCATGGAGTTCTGCAAGGCCTTCAATGCCAGAACCCAGGGACAGGAAGGAATGATCATCCCGGTCGTGATCACCGTGTATGCTGATCGCTCTTTCACGTTCATTACCAAGACCCCTCCGGCCGCCGTGCTGCTCAAGAAAACGGCCCAGATCGCCAAGGGTTCCAACGAGCCGAACCGGACCAAGGTGGCCAAAGTGACCAGGGCCCAGGTGGAGGAAATCGCCAAGTTGAAGATGCCCGACCTGAACGCCAGGGACTTGGATGCAGCCGTTCTCACCATCATGGGAACCGCCCGCAGCATGGGGATCGAGGTCGAATAG
- the tuf gene encoding elongation factor Tu has translation MGKKKFERTKPHVNVGTVGHIDHGKTTLTAAITKQLAKRGRAEFVPFDQIDKAPEERERGITIATAHVEYETDKRHYAHVDCPGHADYIKNMITGAAQMDGAILVVAADDGPMPQTREHILLSRQVGVPYIVVFLNKVDMVDDPELIELVELELRELLSKYGFPGDDVPIIKGSALRALEADDPEHPDTKCIFELMEAIDAYVPDPVRDIDKPFLMPIEDVFSISGRGTVVTGRVERGVIRVSEDVEIVGFRPTFKTVCTGVEMFRKTLDQGQAGDNVGVLLRGTKRDEVERGQVVAKPGSITPHTKFKAEVYVLKKEEGGRHTPFFPGYRPQFYFRTTDVTGIMTLPEGVEMVMPGDNISTEVHLITPVALEKELRFAIREGGRTVGAGVITEIIE, from the coding sequence ATGGGCAAGAAGAAATTTGAGCGGACGAAGCCGCATGTGAACGTGGGCACGGTGGGTCACATCGATCACGGCAAGACGACGTTGACGGCGGCCATCACCAAGCAGTTGGCCAAGCGCGGCCGGGCCGAATTCGTGCCGTTCGATCAGATTGACAAGGCACCCGAGGAGCGCGAGCGCGGCATCACCATCGCCACGGCGCACGTGGAATACGAGACGGACAAGCGGCATTACGCTCACGTGGACTGCCCGGGGCACGCGGATTACATCAAGAACATGATCACCGGAGCCGCTCAGATGGACGGAGCCATCCTGGTGGTGGCGGCCGACGACGGTCCGATGCCGCAGACCCGCGAGCATATTCTTCTGTCGCGTCAGGTGGGGGTTCCCTACATCGTGGTGTTTCTGAACAAGGTGGACATGGTGGATGATCCGGAGCTGATCGAGCTCGTGGAGCTGGAGTTGCGGGAGCTTCTGAGCAAGTACGGTTTTCCGGGCGACGACGTGCCCATCATCAAGGGTTCGGCGTTGCGGGCGCTGGAGGCCGACGATCCCGAGCATCCGGACACCAAGTGCATATTCGAGTTGATGGAAGCCATCGACGCGTATGTGCCGGACCCGGTGCGCGATATCGACAAGCCCTTTTTGATGCCCATCGAGGATGTGTTTTCGATCAGCGGGCGCGGCACGGTGGTGACGGGGCGTGTGGAGCGCGGGGTCATCCGGGTGAGCGAGGATGTGGAGATCGTGGGTTTCCGGCCGACGTTCAAGACGGTGTGCACGGGTGTGGAGATGTTCCGCAAGACCCTGGACCAGGGGCAGGCGGGCGACAACGTGGGGGTGCTGCTGCGGGGCACCAAGCGCGACGAGGTGGAGCGCGGGCAGGTGGTGGCCAAGCCGGGGAGCATCACGCCGCACACGAAGTTCAAGGCCGAGGTCTACGTGTTGAAAAAAGAGGAAGGCGGGCGGCACACGCCGTTTTTCCCGGGTTACCGGCCGCAGTTTTATTTCCGCACCACCGACGTCACGGGGATCATGACGCTGCCCGAGGGGGTGGAGATGGTCATGCCCGGAGACAACATCAGCACCGAGGTCCACCTGATCACGCCCGTGGCCCTGGAAAAGGAACTGCGCTTCGCCATCCGTGAAGGCGGTCGCACCGTCGGCGCAGGCGTCATCACCGAGATCATCGAGTAA
- the rplJ gene encoding 50S ribosomal protein L10, whose product MNRAKKEQVVAELHEKLQRASAAILTDFKGLTVAEMTDLRGALAAEKVEYQVVKNTLMRLASKDTGAEALVPILKGTCAVAIGYGDPSIPAKIIKKFNKTNEKLAIKAGALGIRLLNSDQVAALAELPPREELLAKLLGTLNALPTGLVTVLSGVPRAFVGVLAAIQRKREEA is encoded by the coding sequence TTGAACCGAGCCAAGAAAGAGCAAGTGGTTGCGGAACTGCATGAAAAACTGCAGCGCGCCAGTGCCGCTATTCTGACCGATTTCAAAGGGCTCACCGTGGCCGAAATGACGGATTTGCGCGGTGCGCTCGCCGCGGAAAAGGTCGAGTATCAGGTGGTGAAGAACACCCTGATGCGCCTCGCGAGCAAGGACACCGGTGCCGAAGCATTGGTGCCCATACTCAAGGGGACCTGCGCGGTGGCCATCGGGTACGGCGACCCCAGCATTCCGGCGAAGATCATCAAGAAATTCAACAAGACCAATGAAAAGCTCGCGATCAAAGCCGGAGCCCTGGGCATACGCCTTCTGAATTCGGATCAAGTGGCCGCCCTGGCAGAGCTGCCGCCGCGCGAAGAACTCTTGGCCAAACTTCTGGGGACCCTCAATGCGCTGCCGACCGGGTTGGTTACCGTGCTGAGCGGAGTGCCCAGAGCGTTTGTGGGTGTGCTGGCGGCTATTCAACGGAAAAGAGAAGAAGCCTGA